In Rhodanobacter denitrificans, a single window of DNA contains:
- a CDS encoding peroxiredoxin, whose translation MTIQIGQPLPDVELSTVGENIHPCRTGELFAGSRVVLFAVPGAFTPTCSNRHLPGYVERYADFHEAGVKVMCLAVNDAYVMQAWALAQQVPPGLLMLADGNASFTRALGLELDGTAFGMGLRARRFALYAEDGVVRLLQVEAPGELRASTAEAMLAAIRR comes from the coding sequence ATGACCATCCAGATCGGTCAGCCGCTGCCAGATGTCGAGCTGTCGACGGTCGGCGAAAATATCCACCCCTGCCGCACCGGCGAATTGTTTGCCGGAAGCCGCGTGGTGCTGTTCGCCGTCCCCGGTGCCTTCACGCCGACCTGCTCCAACCGGCACCTTCCCGGCTACGTCGAACGCTACGCCGACTTCCACGAAGCCGGGGTGAAGGTGATGTGCCTGGCGGTCAACGATGCCTATGTGATGCAAGCATGGGCTCTCGCCCAGCAAGTTCCCCCGGGCCTGCTGATGCTGGCCGACGGCAACGCCAGCTTCACCCGCGCGCTGGGGCTGGAACTGGACGGCACCGCCTTCGGCATGGGCCTGCGCGCGCGGCGTTTTGCACTGTACGCGGAAGACGGCGTGGTGCGCCTGCTGCAGGTGGAGGCGCCCGGCGAGCTGCGCGCCTCCACGGCCGAGGCGATGCTGGCGGCGATCCGCCGGTGA
- a CDS encoding poly(R)-hydroxyalkanoic acid synthase subunit PhaE has protein sequence MQENAPMVDPANDFIRDYQALAQQSWDAWARQFQQQPAANPFAPPPAPVAGNDMVERTLAGLKGYFDWMQAAAAGSAAPSPGSDWRQQLQQMFGGAQQPFAQAFGGIDSAGTEGFMRQWQSWLQAARPAGFGDLPGMRGPTPAFGLNREQQMQQQALATALLESMRASVRYQELIQRANTQGMQRLQDKLAEPGRQIDSLKGLYDLWVDASEEAYAEIALSDEFREVYGEMVNTQMRVRQLQQQQTEQLCQQLGVPTRSEVSSLGERLQALRREFRASRAGASVDRDDEIVALRRELAALKRQLAGGQAAAPATSKAAPSKAAAAARKTSAKAVRKPAAAAVPSPRKRK, from the coding sequence TTGCAGGAGAATGCACCGATGGTCGACCCGGCAAACGATTTCATCAGGGATTACCAGGCGCTGGCACAGCAGTCGTGGGATGCCTGGGCGCGCCAGTTCCAGCAGCAGCCCGCCGCCAATCCGTTTGCGCCACCGCCGGCGCCGGTCGCCGGCAACGACATGGTGGAACGCACGCTGGCTGGCCTGAAGGGCTACTTCGACTGGATGCAGGCGGCCGCTGCCGGCAGCGCGGCTCCGTCGCCCGGCAGCGACTGGCGCCAGCAACTGCAGCAGATGTTCGGCGGCGCCCAGCAGCCGTTTGCGCAGGCGTTCGGCGGCATCGACAGCGCCGGTACGGAAGGCTTCATGCGGCAATGGCAGTCCTGGCTGCAGGCAGCCCGCCCCGCCGGTTTCGGCGACCTGCCGGGCATGCGAGGGCCGACACCGGCGTTCGGCCTGAATCGCGAGCAGCAGATGCAGCAGCAGGCGCTGGCCACGGCCTTGCTGGAGTCGATGCGGGCATCCGTCCGCTACCAGGAACTGATCCAGCGCGCCAACACGCAAGGCATGCAGCGCCTGCAGGACAAGCTGGCCGAACCGGGCCGCCAGATCGACTCGCTGAAGGGGCTGTACGACTTGTGGGTGGATGCCTCGGAAGAGGCCTATGCCGAGATCGCGTTGTCCGACGAGTTCCGCGAGGTCTACGGCGAGATGGTCAACACGCAGATGCGCGTGCGCCAGTTGCAACAGCAGCAGACTGAACAGCTGTGCCAGCAACTCGGCGTGCCGACGCGCAGCGAGGTGTCCAGCCTCGGCGAGCGGCTGCAGGCCTTGCGCCGTGAGTTCCGCGCCAGTCGTGCCGGTGCGTCCGTCGACCGTGACGACGAGATCGTGGCGCTGCGCCGGGAACTGGCGGCGCTGAAACGCCAGCTGGCCGGCGGCCAGGCCGCAGCGCCGGCGACGAGCAAGGCTGCGCCCTCGAAGGCCGCGGCGGCGGCAAGGAAGACGTCGGCAAAAGCGGTCCGCAAACCTGCCGCCGCAGCCGTTCCCAGCCCGCGCAAGCGCAAGTAA
- the truB gene encoding tRNA pseudouridine(55) synthase TruB: protein MSRPPRIQFRDLHGIVLLDKPRGLSSNQALQAVRRLLRASKGGHTGALDPLATGLLPLCFGEATKLAGSLLGARKAYLAECRLGVTTETADSEGEVVRQRPVPQLGAAAIEAALVKLRGRILQVPPMYSALKQGGERLYAKARRGETVEVPPREVEVYRLELLARDGDTLQLLVECGSGTYVRSLAVDLGEDLGCGAHLTALRRIWVEPFREPQMVTLAQLEQAAEQGDEALLAWLLPVSAGLSDLPVLRLDETQSMAISRGQQIALPGLPEVGRCVAYASDGALLALLEADAGGRARIVRGFNLPPD from the coding sequence ATGAGCCGCCCGCCGCGCATCCAGTTCCGCGACCTGCACGGCATCGTGCTGCTCGATAAGCCCCGGGGCCTGAGCTCCAACCAGGCGCTGCAAGCCGTGCGGCGGCTGCTGCGCGCGTCCAAGGGCGGCCATACCGGCGCGCTCGATCCGCTGGCCACCGGCCTGCTGCCGCTGTGCTTCGGCGAGGCGACCAAGCTGGCCGGCAGCCTGCTGGGGGCGCGCAAGGCCTATCTGGCCGAGTGCCGGCTCGGCGTCACCACGGAGACAGCCGACAGCGAGGGCGAGGTCGTTCGGCAACGCCCGGTGCCGCAGCTCGGTGCTGCCGCGATCGAGGCGGCGCTGGTCAAGCTGCGCGGGCGTATCCTGCAGGTGCCGCCGATGTACTCCGCGTTGAAGCAGGGCGGCGAGCGGTTGTATGCGAAGGCGCGCCGTGGCGAAACCGTGGAGGTGCCGCCGCGCGAGGTGGAGGTATACCGGCTGGAGCTGCTGGCGCGCGACGGCGACACGCTGCAGTTGCTGGTGGAGTGCGGCTCGGGTACCTACGTCCGCTCGCTGGCGGTGGATCTGGGCGAGGACCTGGGTTGCGGCGCCCATCTGACCGCGCTGCGCCGGATCTGGGTAGAGCCGTTCCGCGAGCCGCAAATGGTGACCCTGGCACAACTGGAGCAGGCGGCGGAACAGGGCGACGAGGCCTTGCTGGCCTGGTTGCTGCCGGTTTCCGCCGGCTTGTCCGATCTGCCGGTATTGCGGCTCGATGAGACGCAGAGCATGGCCATCTCGCGCGGCCAGCAGATCGCGCTGCCGGGCCTGCCGGAAGTCGGGCGCTGCGTGGCGTATGCCAGCGATGGCGCACTGCTGGCGCTGCTGGAAGCCGATGCCGGAGGACGTGCGCGCATCGTGCGCGGCTTCAACCTGCCGCCAGACTGA
- a CDS encoding class III poly(R)-hydroxyalkanoic acid synthase subunit PhaC: MQTPMRIDPVTVLADIATFQRKLAAGMANLRNMHEPEYANTPRELVYSEDKLKVWHFTGLGKATAKTPLLIVYALVNTVWMTDLQADRSMVRNLLEQGEDVYLIDWGYPDGADRWLTLDDYINGYLDRCVDAVRTRHGLEAINLLGICQGGAFSLCYTALHPDKVKNLITMVTPVDFHTPDNMLSHWSRRMDVDLFVDTMGNIPAGLMNYVYLTLKPLRLNQQKYIGMVDILDNPVELENFLRMERWIFDSPDQAGEAFRQFIKDFYQGNKLVKGTLQIGGRTVDLGLITQPVLNIFAEQDHLVPPDASRALGKHVGTADYTQLAFKGGHIGIYVSSRAQREVPPAIHQWLRQRD; encoded by the coding sequence ATGCAGACGCCGATGCGCATCGACCCGGTCACAGTACTGGCCGACATCGCCACGTTCCAGCGCAAGCTCGCCGCCGGCATGGCGAACCTGCGCAACATGCACGAGCCCGAGTACGCCAACACTCCGCGCGAGCTGGTCTACAGCGAGGACAAGCTGAAGGTGTGGCACTTCACCGGCCTCGGCAAGGCGACGGCGAAGACCCCGTTGCTGATCGTCTACGCGCTGGTCAACACGGTGTGGATGACCGACCTGCAGGCCGACCGCTCGATGGTGCGCAACCTGCTGGAGCAGGGTGAGGACGTCTACCTGATCGACTGGGGCTATCCCGACGGCGCGGACCGCTGGCTGACCTTGGACGACTACATCAACGGCTATCTCGACCGCTGCGTCGATGCGGTGCGCACGCGTCACGGCCTGGAGGCGATCAACCTGCTGGGCATCTGCCAGGGCGGTGCGTTCTCGCTGTGCTACACCGCGCTGCACCCGGACAAGGTGAAGAACCTGATCACCATGGTCACCCCGGTGGATTTCCACACGCCGGACAACATGCTGTCGCACTGGAGCCGCCGCATGGACGTGGACCTGTTCGTCGACACCATGGGCAACATCCCTGCCGGGCTGATGAACTATGTCTATCTGACCCTGAAGCCGCTGCGGCTGAACCAGCAGAAGTACATCGGCATGGTCGACATCCTCGACAATCCGGTCGAGCTGGAGAACTTCCTGCGCATGGAGCGCTGGATCTTCGACTCGCCCGACCAGGCTGGCGAAGCGTTCCGCCAGTTCATCAAGGATTTCTACCAGGGCAACAAGCTGGTCAAGGGCACGCTCCAGATCGGCGGCCGGACGGTGGACTTGGGGCTGATCACCCAGCCGGTGCTGAACATCTTCGCCGAGCAGGACCACCTGGTGCCGCCGGATGCCTCACGCGCACTGGGCAAGCACGTCGGCACCGCCGACTACACCCAGCTCGCGTTCAAGGGCGGCCACATCGGCATCTACGTGTCCAGCCGCGCGCAGCGCGAAGTGCCGCCGGCGATCCACCAGTGGCTGCGCCAGCGCGACTGA
- the rpsO gene encoding 30S ribosomal protein S15, with protein MSLTVEQTGKIIADFGRVPNDTGSTEVQVALLSARIDHLTGHFKEHKQDHHSRRGLLKLVNQRKRLLSYLKDRDLARYQTLIERLGLRR; from the coding sequence ATGTCTCTTACCGTAGAACAAACCGGCAAGATCATCGCTGATTTCGGCCGCGTGCCGAACGACACCGGCTCGACCGAAGTCCAGGTGGCCCTGCTGTCCGCCCGCATCGACCACCTCACCGGCCACTTCAAGGAACACAAGCAGGATCACCATTCCCGTCGTGGCCTGCTGAAACTGGTCAACCAGCGCAAGCGCCTGCTCAGCTATCTGAAGGACCGCGATCTTGCGCGCTATCAGACCCTGATCGAACGCCTCGGCCTGCGTCGGTAA
- the gyrA gene encoding DNA gyrase subunit A produces the protein MAELAKEVIRVNIEDEMRQSYLDYAMSVIVGRALPDVRDGLKPVHRRVLFAMNELGNVWNKPYKKSARVVGDVIGKYHPHGDQSVYDAIVRMAQPFSLRYLLVDGQGNFGSVDGDSAAAMRYTEVRMSRLTHELLADIDKETVDFGPNYDESEHEPLVLPTRVPNLLVNGSAGIAVGMATNIPPHNLNEVIAATIALIDEPTLSIDELMHYIPGPDFPTHGIINGSSGIIEAYRTGRGRILVRAKAEIETESNGRETIIVHELPYQVNKARLIEKIAELVKEKKLEGISELRDESDKDGMRVVIEIRKDAMGDVVLNNLFQQTQLQVTFGINMVALLDGQPKLLNLKDILEAFIRHRREVVTRRTIFELRKARARAHILEGLTVALANIDEMIELIKTSSSPAEARERMVARRWEAGLVRALLSATGADASRPEDMDPRDGLKDDGYQLSEAQALEILAMRLHRLTGLEQEKLSDEYRQILETIRGLIEILENPNRLLEVIREELEAVKAEFGDARRTEIQHSQEDLNVLDLIAPEDMVVTLSHTGYVKRQPASTYRAQRRGGKGRSASALKDEDVVEQLWVVNTHDTLLTFTSTGRVYWLKVYQIPEAGPGARGKPIINLLPLGEGEKVQAVLPVREYSDDRYVFFATRHGTVKKTPLTEFAYQLQKGKQAIKLDEGDALVNVELTDGNSDILLFASNGKVNRFDENTVRSMGRTATGVRGMKLVGGAEVVSLIVAAEGDILTATARGYGKRTELAEFAKKGRGTQGVIGIQCSERNGALVAAVQVTEAHELMLISNQGTLVRTRVAEVSQLGRNTQGVTLIRLPADETLVSVMRLDAEEDNGEDAEVVEPSVANE, from the coding sequence ATGGCAGAGCTCGCCAAAGAAGTGATTCGCGTCAACATCGAAGACGAGATGCGCCAGAGCTACCTCGATTACGCCATGAGCGTGATCGTGGGCCGCGCACTCCCGGATGTGCGTGACGGCCTGAAACCCGTGCATCGCCGCGTACTGTTCGCGATGAACGAACTCGGCAACGTATGGAACAAGCCGTACAAGAAGTCGGCCCGCGTGGTCGGTGACGTCATCGGTAAGTACCATCCGCATGGCGACCAGTCGGTATACGATGCGATCGTGCGCATGGCGCAGCCGTTCTCGCTGCGCTACCTGCTGGTCGACGGCCAGGGCAACTTCGGTTCGGTCGACGGCGACAGCGCCGCGGCGATGCGCTACACCGAAGTGCGCATGTCGCGGCTCACCCACGAGCTGCTGGCCGACATCGACAAGGAAACCGTCGACTTCGGCCCGAACTACGACGAAAGCGAGCACGAACCGCTGGTGCTTCCCACGCGCGTGCCGAACCTGCTGGTGAACGGTTCGGCCGGCATCGCGGTCGGCATGGCCACCAACATCCCGCCGCACAACCTCAACGAGGTGATCGCGGCGACGATCGCGTTGATCGACGAGCCCACGCTCTCGATCGACGAGTTGATGCACTACATCCCGGGCCCGGACTTCCCGACCCACGGCATCATCAACGGTTCTTCCGGCATCATCGAGGCGTACCGCACCGGTCGCGGCCGCATCCTGGTGCGCGCGAAGGCCGAGATCGAGACCGAGTCGAATGGCCGCGAGACGATCATCGTCCACGAGCTGCCGTACCAGGTGAACAAGGCGCGGCTGATCGAGAAAATCGCCGAGCTGGTCAAGGAGAAGAAGCTCGAAGGCATCAGCGAACTGCGCGACGAGTCCGACAAGGACGGCATGCGCGTCGTCATCGAGATCCGCAAGGACGCGATGGGCGACGTGGTGCTGAACAACCTGTTCCAGCAGACCCAGCTGCAGGTAACGTTCGGCATCAACATGGTGGCCCTGCTGGACGGCCAGCCGAAGCTGCTCAACCTCAAGGACATCCTCGAGGCGTTCATCCGCCATCGGCGCGAGGTGGTCACCCGCCGCACCATCTTCGAACTGCGCAAGGCGCGAGCCCGTGCGCACATCCTGGAAGGCCTCACCGTCGCGCTGGCGAACATCGACGAGATGATCGAGTTGATCAAGACCTCGTCGTCGCCGGCGGAGGCACGTGAGCGCATGGTGGCGCGGCGCTGGGAAGCGGGCCTGGTGCGGGCCCTGCTGTCCGCCACCGGCGCCGACGCATCGCGCCCGGAAGACATGGATCCGCGCGACGGGTTGAAAGACGACGGCTATCAGCTGTCCGAGGCGCAGGCGCTGGAAATCCTGGCGATGCGGCTGCACCGCCTCACCGGGCTGGAACAGGAAAAGCTCTCCGACGAGTACCGGCAGATCCTGGAGACCATCCGCGGCCTGATCGAGATCCTGGAGAACCCGAACCGCCTGCTCGAAGTGATCCGCGAGGAACTGGAGGCGGTCAAGGCGGAGTTCGGCGATGCGCGGCGCACCGAGATCCAGCATTCGCAGGAAGACCTCAACGTCCTCGACCTGATTGCGCCGGAGGACATGGTGGTCACGCTGTCGCACACCGGCTACGTCAAGCGCCAGCCGGCCAGCACGTATCGCGCCCAGAGGCGCGGCGGCAAGGGTCGCTCGGCCTCGGCGCTGAAGGACGAGGACGTGGTCGAGCAGCTGTGGGTGGTCAACACGCACGACACGCTGCTCACCTTCACCAGCACCGGCCGCGTCTACTGGCTCAAGGTCTACCAGATCCCGGAGGCAGGCCCGGGCGCGCGCGGCAAGCCGATCATCAACCTGCTGCCGCTGGGCGAGGGCGAAAAGGTGCAGGCAGTGCTGCCGGTGCGCGAATATAGCGACGACCGTTACGTGTTCTTCGCTACCCGTCACGGCACGGTCAAGAAGACGCCGCTGACCGAGTTCGCCTATCAGCTGCAGAAGGGCAAGCAGGCGATCAAGCTCGACGAGGGAGACGCGCTGGTCAACGTGGAGCTCACCGACGGCAACAGCGACATCCTGCTGTTCGCCTCCAACGGCAAGGTCAACCGCTTCGACGAGAACACCGTGCGCTCGATGGGGCGCACGGCCACCGGCGTGCGCGGCATGAAGCTGGTTGGCGGCGCCGAGGTGGTGTCGCTGATCGTCGCGGCGGAAGGCGACATCCTCACGGCTACTGCACGCGGTTACGGCAAGCGTACCGAGCTGGCCGAGTTCGCCAAGAAGGGGCGTGGCACCCAGGGCGTGATCGGCATCCAGTGCTCCGAGCGCAACGGCGCGCTGGTTGCCGCGGTGCAGGTCACCGAGGCGCACGAGCTGATGCTGATCTCCAACCAGGGCACCCTGGTGCGTACCCGCGTGGCGGAGGTCTCGCAGCTCGGCCGCAATACCCAGGGCGTCACCCTGATCCGGCTGCCTGCGGACGAAACGCTGGTCAGCGTGATGCGGCTGGATGCGGAAGAGGACAACGGCGAGGATGCCGAGGTCGTCGAGCCTTCGGTCGCCAACGAGTGA
- a CDS encoding helix-turn-helix transcriptional regulator, translating into MHEERLANRLKILRAEKDLTQNALADLIGTTRKSINAIEMERMVPSTLLALKLARALDTPVEQLFFLTKPHGRT; encoded by the coding sequence ATGCATGAAGAGCGACTGGCGAACCGTCTGAAAATCCTGCGCGCGGAAAAAGACTTGACCCAGAACGCATTGGCCGACCTGATCGGAACCACGCGCAAATCGATCAATGCAATCGAAATGGAGCGGATGGTTCCATCGACCTTGCTCGCACTCAAACTGGCACGTGCGCTGGACACCCCGGTCGAGCAGTTGTTCTTTCTGACGAAACCGCATGGCCGGACTTGA
- the mtnA gene encoding S-methyl-5-thioribose-1-phosphate isomerase, producing MIIAAETHDSIRAVQWQGDHLRLLDQRLLPGEERWIDCRDAAQVTQAIRDLAVRGAPAIGIAAAWGVAMAAQQGAPLEPVLAMLRAARPTAVNLMWALDRMKKRIAAGADAGALLREAQAIQNEDLAANRRMGELGAALISTGSGVLTHCNTGSLATAGYGTALGVIRAGVAAGRIARVYAGETRPWQQGARLTMWELVRDGIPAQLIADSAAAHLMKSGAVQWVIVGADRIAANGDTANKIGTYQLAIAAKYHGVKFMVVAPSSTVDMATGSGEEIEIELRDPAELLSTGGRRTVVEGAQAWNPVFDVAPAELIDAIVTERGVIERPNSIAMQAMFGC from the coding sequence ATGATCATCGCTGCCGAAACCCACGACTCCATCCGCGCCGTGCAGTGGCAGGGCGACCACCTGCGCCTGCTCGACCAGCGCCTGCTGCCCGGTGAGGAACGCTGGATCGACTGCCGCGACGCCGCACAGGTCACCCAGGCCATTCGCGACCTGGCCGTGCGCGGCGCACCGGCGATCGGCATTGCCGCGGCGTGGGGCGTGGCGATGGCGGCGCAGCAAGGCGCACCGCTGGAGCCGGTGCTGGCCATGCTGCGCGCCGCGCGTCCCACCGCGGTGAACCTGATGTGGGCGCTGGACCGGATGAAGAAACGCATCGCGGCCGGTGCCGATGCCGGCGCACTGCTGCGCGAGGCGCAGGCGATCCAGAATGAAGACCTTGCCGCGAACCGCCGGATGGGCGAACTGGGAGCCGCGCTGATCTCGACCGGTTCGGGCGTGCTGACCCATTGCAATACTGGCTCGCTGGCCACGGCCGGCTACGGCACTGCACTTGGCGTGATTCGCGCCGGCGTGGCGGCGGGGCGAATCGCGCGCGTCTACGCCGGCGAAACCCGGCCGTGGCAACAGGGCGCCCGACTGACCATGTGGGAACTGGTGCGCGACGGCATCCCGGCACAGCTGATCGCCGATTCCGCCGCCGCGCATCTGATGAAGTCCGGTGCGGTGCAATGGGTGATCGTCGGCGCTGACCGGATCGCCGCGAACGGCGATACCGCGAACAAGATCGGCACCTACCAGCTGGCAATCGCGGCGAAGTACCACGGCGTGAAGTTCATGGTGGTGGCGCCGTCTTCCACCGTCGACATGGCCACCGGCAGCGGTGAGGAAATCGAGATCGAACTGCGCGACCCGGCCGAACTGCTCAGCACCGGCGGCCGCCGCACCGTGGTCGAAGGAGCGCAGGCGTGGAACCCGGTGTTCGACGTGGCGCCGGCGGAACTGATCGACGCCATTGTCACCGAGCGCGGCGTGATCGAGCGGCCGAACAGTATCGCCATGCAGGCCATGTTCGGCTGCTGA
- the pnp gene encoding polyribonucleotide nucleotidyltransferase encodes MAKVTKSFQYGNHEVTLETGEIARQASGAVMVSMGGTVVLVTAVAAAKQKEGQDFFPLTVDYVEKFYSAGRIPGGFFKREGRPTEKETLTSRLIDRPVRPLFPEDFKNEVQVIAQVVSLNPEVDGDIPALLGASAALSLAGIPFKGPIGAARVGYADGKYLLNPSATELKTSQLDLVVAGTAGAVLMVESEAQLLSEDVMLGAVMFGHQQMQTAIRAIAELATEAGKPSWDWQAPARNESLVAAVKGAVGDQLAAAFQVRDKLERRDAISAIKADVLAGLKAQAEENGWSAAAMAKEFEELEYHTLRDSVLKTKVRIDGRQLDDVRAITARVGVLPRTHGSALFTRGETQALVVVTLGTTRDAQIIDAPGGESKDPFLFHYNFPPFSVGEAGRFGAPKRREIGHGRLAKRGVQAVKPSIEAFPYVLRVVSEITESNGSSSMASVCGSSLAMMDAGVPLKAPVAGIAMGLVKEGGDFVVLSDILGDEDHLGDMDFKVAGSAEGISALQMDIKIDGITEEIMKVALAQAKRGRLHILGEMNKAISTARAEMSEYAPRLITIKIHPDKIREVIGKGGATIRSITEETGTTIDISDDGTIIIGSVNRDAGETARKRIEQIVSDVEPGRIYEGKVAKLMDFGAFVTIMPGKDGLVHVSQISDERVEKVSDKLKEGDIVKVKVLEVDKQGRIRLSMKAVTEEERAGV; translated from the coding sequence GTGGCAAAAGTAACCAAGTCATTCCAGTACGGTAATCACGAAGTCACACTGGAGACGGGCGAAATTGCCCGCCAGGCGTCCGGTGCGGTGATGGTCAGCATGGGAGGCACGGTGGTGCTGGTCACCGCCGTGGCCGCCGCCAAGCAGAAGGAAGGCCAGGACTTCTTCCCGCTCACCGTCGACTACGTGGAGAAGTTCTATTCCGCCGGCCGCATTCCGGGCGGCTTCTTCAAGCGCGAGGGCCGTCCGACCGAGAAGGAGACGCTCACCTCGCGCCTGATCGATCGTCCGGTGCGTCCGCTGTTCCCGGAAGATTTCAAGAACGAAGTGCAGGTCATCGCACAGGTCGTCTCGCTCAACCCCGAGGTCGACGGCGACATCCCGGCGCTGCTCGGTGCTTCCGCCGCGCTGAGCCTGGCCGGCATCCCGTTCAAGGGCCCGATCGGCGCCGCCCGCGTCGGTTACGCCGATGGCAAGTACCTGCTGAACCCGTCGGCCACCGAACTGAAGACCTCCCAGTTGGACCTGGTCGTCGCCGGTACCGCCGGCGCCGTGCTGATGGTGGAATCCGAAGCGCAGCTGCTGTCCGAGGACGTGATGCTCGGCGCGGTGATGTTCGGCCATCAGCAGATGCAGACCGCGATCCGCGCGATCGCCGAGCTGGCCACCGAGGCCGGCAAGCCGTCGTGGGACTGGCAGGCACCGGCCCGCAACGAATCGCTGGTTGCCGCCGTCAAGGGCGCTGTCGGCGATCAGCTGGCCGCCGCGTTCCAGGTGCGCGACAAGCTGGAGCGTCGCGACGCGATCTCCGCGATCAAGGCCGATGTGCTGGCCGGGCTCAAGGCGCAGGCCGAAGAGAACGGCTGGTCCGCCGCCGCGATGGCCAAGGAATTCGAGGAACTCGAATACCACACCCTGCGCGACAGCGTGCTGAAGACCAAGGTACGCATCGACGGCCGCCAGCTGGACGACGTGCGCGCGATCACCGCCCGCGTCGGTGTGCTGCCGCGCACGCATGGCTCGGCGCTGTTCACCCGCGGCGAGACGCAGGCGCTGGTCGTGGTCACGCTGGGTACCACGCGCGACGCGCAGATCATCGACGCGCCCGGTGGCGAGTCGAAGGATCCGTTCCTGTTCCATTACAACTTTCCGCCGTTCTCGGTGGGCGAGGCCGGCCGCTTCGGTGCGCCGAAGCGTCGCGAGATCGGCCACGGCCGCCTCGCCAAGCGCGGCGTGCAGGCGGTGAAGCCGAGCATCGAGGCGTTCCCGTACGTGCTGCGCGTGGTCTCGGAAATCACCGAGTCCAACGGCTCTTCGTCGATGGCCTCGGTGTGCGGCTCCTCGCTGGCAATGATGGATGCCGGCGTGCCACTGAAGGCGCCGGTGGCCGGCATCGCGATGGGCCTGGTCAAGGAAGGCGGCGACTTCGTCGTGCTTTCGGACATCCTGGGCGACGAGGATCACCTCGGCGACATGGACTTCAAGGTGGCCGGCAGCGCCGAGGGCATTTCCGCGTTGCAGATGGACATCAAGATCGACGGCATCACCGAGGAGATCATGAAGGTGGCGCTGGCCCAGGCCAAGCGTGGTCGCCTGCATATCCTCGGCGAGATGAACAAGGCGATCAGCACCGCCCGCGCGGAAATGAGCGAGTACGCCCCGCGCCTGATCACCATCAAGATCCACCCGGACAAGATCCGCGAAGTGATCGGCAAGGGCGGCGCCACCATCCGCTCGATCACCGAGGAGACCGGCACCACCATCGACATCAGCGACGACGGCACCATCATCATCGGTTCGGTCAATCGCGACGCGGGTGAAACCGCCAGGAAGCGCATCGAGCAGATCGTCTCCGACGTCGAACCGGGCCGCATCTACGAAGGCAAGGTGGCCAAGCTGATGGACTTCGGCGCCTTCGTCACGATCATGCCGGGCAAGGATGGCCTGGTGCACGTGTCGCAGATCTCCGACGAGCGTGTCGAGAAGGTATCCGACAAGCTGAAGGAAGGCGACATCGTCAAGGTCAAGGTGCTCGAAGTGGACAAGCAGGGCCGCATCCGCCTGTCGATGAAGGCGGTGACCGAGGAAGAGCGCGCCGGCGTCTGA
- a CDS encoding Hsp20/alpha crystallin family protein, translated as MNLSRNFPWNPASMANVGDIREAFDRLLGNPAETDQSNVVTSQWAPRVDIKEEDKRFVIYADVPGVEPGRIEVSMEKGILTIKGERTVENTEQNGKFTRLERSHGLFHRRFALPDSADADGVTAHGKDGVLEIVIPKKAETTPRRITINTGS; from the coding sequence ATGAATCTGAGTCGCAACTTTCCGTGGAACCCGGCAAGCATGGCCAACGTCGGCGACATCCGCGAGGCGTTCGATCGCCTGCTGGGCAACCCGGCCGAGACGGACCAGTCCAACGTGGTGACCAGCCAGTGGGCGCCGCGCGTGGACATCAAGGAAGAGGACAAGCGCTTCGTGATCTATGCGGATGTTCCGGGCGTGGAGCCCGGCAGGATCGAGGTGAGCATGGAGAAGGGCATCCTCACCATCAAGGGCGAGCGCACCGTGGAGAACACTGAGCAGAACGGCAAGTTCACTCGCCTGGAGCGCTCGCACGGACTGTTCCATCGCCGCTTCGCGCTGCCCGACAGTGCCGATGCGGACGGCGTCACCGCCCATGGCAAGGATGGCGTGCTGGAGATCGTCATCCCGAAGAAGGCCGAGACCACGCCGCGCCGCATCACCATCAATACCGGCAGCTGA